TACCTTATCAAATTTACCGGTAATAACACCTGATGACATCATGGCAGGGTCAAAACGTGCCCCCTCTTCATTAGTCCAGATCATAACTGTAATTGGATGACGATGTGGAATATTTTCTGTAACTATAGTTTCAGCTGCTTCCATTGCAGTTAAAACCCCTAAAATTCCATCATAATTTCCGCCCTGTACCACTGAATCACAATGGGATCCCATTGCAATACGGGGGAGATCTTCTGAACCTTTAAAAGTAGCATACATATTTCCCATATCATCCGTTATAATTTCTGCACCCAGTGCTTTCATTCTCTTTGAAAATTCTCCTCTCGCCTGAAGTGCTGCCTCAGATAAGGATAACCTTGTTATGCCGCCCTTTCCAGTATCACCGAATTTACTAAAAGTTGTAATTTTATCCTCCATTCTCTCTTTATCACAGGTAATTTTTTTCATTTCTTCTACTTCCATAAATAAATCTCCTTTACAAATTCATTAAATTGGTTTAAAATATAATACGCAATTATTTTTAATTTATAGGTGTCTTTGTATATATTTCGAAAGGCACTTATTTTTTAATTTTTTCTATTTCTCTATATATTCATCTACGAAATCTAATACTTTATCCAAAATATCCATTGCCTCTTCCAATTCTTCCTTCTTAATAATAAGTGGAGGGGCTACCATTATACAATTTTCATGAGAATAGGTTGAAAATCCTTTTTCCTTTAACATCCCTACAATTTTACCCATTATACCTTCTGGATCCCTTCCATAAGGAACTAATGCTTCTCTTGTATTTTTATCTTTAACCAGCTCTACCGCAGAGAATAGACCTATATATCTAACATCTCCTACACTTGCATGTTTTTGTTTTATCTGTTCCAGTTTTTCTCCTAAAACGACACCCATTTTTTTAGAATTTTCTATTAAGTTTTCTTCTTCATATACTTCTATAGTTGCACATCCTGCAGCACATCCCAGTGGATGGGCATTATAAGTAAGTCCACACATAAGCACATTATCATCAAAATACTCACCTATCTTTTTGCTTACAATAACTCCTCCCATAGGAACATATCCACAGGTGACCCCTTTTGCAAAAGTAATAATATCTGGTTCTACATCCCAATTATTGCAGGCAAACCATTCTCCAGTTCTACCCCATCCAGCCATAACTTCATCACACACCATCACTATTCCAAACTCATCACATAGCTTTCTTATACCTTGAAGATATCCTTTAGGTGGAATAATTACACCATTACTTCCTGTTACAGTTTCCAGGAAAATAGCCGCCACAGTTTCAGTTCCCTCATATATTAATTGTTCTTTTAATTTTCCAAGATAATATTCACATGCCTCTTCTTCACTTTCAAATCTTATACTTTCCCTATAAATATAGGGATCAAAAAATTTAACAAATCCTGGTATACCAGGTTCACAGGTATACCTTCTTGGCTCTCCTGTTAAATTTGCAGCTCCAAAACTTGCCCCATGGTAAGAACGGTATCTGGAAAATATTTTAAATTTTCCCGTTGCCATTTTAGCTATTTTTATGGCATTTTCATTTGAATCCGCCCCACCTAATGTAAAAAATACTTTTCCCATATTTTCAGGAGCTTTTTCTATAACTTTAGCTGCAAGCTTTGACCTTACATCAACTGCATATCCAGGACCTATAAAAGGCATTTTATCTGCCTGCTCTTTTATAGCATTTATCACTTTTTTATTTCCATGTCCTATATTTAAATTTACAAGCTGTGAGGACATATCAAAATACTTTTTACCTGTACTGTCCCAAAAGTAAATTCCTTCAGCTTTTGTAATTACAAGTGGATTTAATTTTTTTTGTGCACTCCAGGAATGTAAATTATACTTTTTATCATATTCTTTTATTTTATTACTTTCTAAACACAATTCCTCATTTTGCAAAATTTCCATTTCTATTCCCCCTAATATATGGTTTCATATATTTCTATAAGCTGCCCTAATGTGGGCTTTCTAGGATTAAGTGTTGTACTCTTATTCTCTACGGCATCCTTTGCCATTTTGTCAAAATTATCTTTATCCACTCCCACTTCTTTTAAACTTTTTGGAAGTCCTGTTTCTGAAAATAAATTTTTTATGGATTCTATAGCCAAATAGCTGGCTTCTCTTGTAGATTTTCCCTCTATATTTTCTCCCATAGTCTTGGCAATAAATTTAAATTTCTCCGAACATGCAGCTCTATTAAATCTCATTACTTCTGGAAGAAGCAATGCATTTGCAAGGCCATGTGGAACTTTATAATAGGCTCCAAGAGGCCTGGACATAGCATGAACAAGTGCCACAGATGCATTGCTAAAGGCAAGACCCGCATACATCTGTCCAAGCAGCATATTGCTTCTTGCCTCCATGTCATCCTCTTTTAATACCGCTTTTATCAAATTACTTGTAATAAGCTCTATGGCTTTTACTGCATAAACATCACACATAGGTTGGGCAGCCTTGGATATATATGCTTCTACAGCATGGGTAAAGGCATCCATACCCGTTGCTGCAGTGACACTTGGAGGCATCATTTTAGTAAGATTTGGATCTAAAATAGCCACCTTAGGAATGAGAAAATCATTGCCAATCAACATTTTAATTTTTCTCTCTGTATCTGTTATTATAGAATATTTTGTAACTTCACTGCCTGTACCTGCAGTAGTTGGCAATGCCACTATAGGAATTCCCTCAATCTCTGGAGCCTTTTTTTCATAATCTAAAATATCTCCCCCGTTAGTGGATACCATACTTATGGCCTTGGCAGCATCTAGCGCACTTCCTCCTCCTAATGCCACTATCACATCTATATTTTTCTCTTTGGCAGTCTCTACTCCCAGTCTTACTGTATTTACACTGGGATCTGATTCCACTTTGTCAAATATTACATACTCTAAACCTGATTTTTTTAAACTATCTGAAACCCTATCTAAAGCTCCAGTTTTTTTAGATGAATGTTTGCCAGTTACTATCAATACCCTCTTTCCCAATTTCAAAGACTTGGCTCCTGTTAAATCCACCGCATCCTCTCCATAAATTATGTCTCTTGGACACTGGAACATAGAATAATTCATAAAAACACCTCTGCTCATTTAAAATTCATTAATTTATCATAATATTTTTTAATAATATAATAAATATTATGGATATAAATTATCATATATAAAAACGTAATCATATATCCATGGTGTACAAATATATTGTTATTTTTTTGTACATTATAAATTTATATAAAAAAAATAAAAATTACAAAAGATACTTTTGCAATTTTCACTCCCTAAAAGTAAGGTATGAACCTTGAATTACTTGATTAGATTTAAGAATATTCCTATCCTTATACAAAGTTTAATGTTAAATATTACCTCCTCATCTTTCAAATCACAATTCAATATTTCTTCTATTCTTTTCACCCTATATTTTATGGTATTCCTATGAATATATAATATCTCTGCAGTTTTACCCAAATTTCTATTTTCCCTTAAATATACAATCAAAGTTTGCAGAAGATTAGAAGAATTTTTTTCATCATATTTTTTTAATTTTAATAAATTTTCATTAAATAATTTTCTCATTTCATTGTGATTATTTATTTCAAAAAACAATCTAAATATGCCTAAATCCTTGTAATTTATAATGCAATCATCTTTTTTATAAAACTTTGTCATTTCAAGAGCTTTTCTGCCCTCCAAAATAACTTTGTTAAAGCCCCTTAAATGGTTACAAATTCCCCCAATACCTATGCTTACAGTAATAAAACCAATAGTTTTATTTATCTGATTTTTTATGGTTTCTGCAATGTAATCTATATTATTATTTTCTTTCTCCATAGGCACCATAAAAAAGAAAGCATCACTTTGCATGGTGTAAAGACATTTTTTATTATTTTTATACATTACATATTCAATGGTTTCCTGAATACGATTTTTTATATTGGAAATCGTATCCTCATCTTGCAATTCATTTTCTTTCAAATAAAGTCTGAAATTATCTATATCAACTACTAAAGCACAATAGTTTTTATTTTCATTGTATCCATATAGAGCAGCCCTGCTTAACATTTCTTCAGTGATATTTACATCCTCAAAAATTATTTCTCTCATAAAATTACTCATAGATTCTTTTTCCAGCTTTTCTGTAAAAATAGTTCTACAAATATTTTGAGTTATATCTATTAATCTAACTTCAAAGGGCAGTTCAAATATTGGAAAATCCACATTGTCTGCAAAATCTAATATCTCCTTAGGTGTTTTTTCAATATAAGGGCCTATATTTATAACAAGTCCTGCCAGCTTTCTCATATTAATATCCTTTACAAATTGCATCAGCAGCTCTGTATTATTTCCTATAGCTACGCCTGTAATAAATAAAAGTTCTCCACCTTTTACCCAATTAGACACATCAGGAACTTCAGTAACATGCACCCATCTGATTACTTTATTTAGACCGCCTTTTCCTGCTACAACTTTCATCTTTTCAAGTCCTGGTAGATTCAATATGTTTTTACAAGTTACAAACATACTTCTCACTCTCCATAAAAAATAAATTTAAAAATCTACAACTAAAATGCATTATATTCTATTATAACTTTATTTGATGTATAAAATAAATATCCACATATGATAAACTTGAGGAATTGCCATATAAAAAGCTTAAAATAAAAAACTGCTGCAATAATTAACGCAGCAGTTATCTGTATTCAATTCTTTCAAATCTATAACAACCTTTCAATTAAATTATTCATAGGCACTGCTTTTTACATGCCAATATAGACATGAATTCAAAGCCAATACTTGCCGCCAGATATGCAGTAATTTCACTGCAGTCATAATCTGGAGCCACCTCTACAATGTCACATCCTATAAAATTAATGTCTTTTAGTTGTTGTATATAAGACAATGTTTCATGGGATGTAAACCCTCCAACTTCTGGAGTTCCAGTACCAGGGGCATAAGCCGGATCTACAAAATCAATGTCAAATGTTAAAAATGCTTTTCCCTGTCCTACCCTTCCTTTAATTTTCTCTCCTAATTCTTCTTCTGTCATTTTGTGTAATTTATGTGCTGTAATGACCTCGAATCCTAAATCTTCTGCTATTTTAATATCATTTAAATCATACATAGAACCACGTATACCAATTTGGATTGAGGTTGAAGGGTCAATTAAGCCTTCTTCCAATGCCCTTCTAAATGGCGTTCCGTGGGTATAATATTTGCCAAATACACTTTTACCCAAATCCAAATGAGAGTCAAAATGTATTAAAGAAACTTTTCCATGTTTTTTATAAACAGCACGTAATTCACCTAAAGTAATTGAATGATCTCCACCTAAACACAAAGGCACAGCTCCAGCATCTAGAACTTCAGAAACGCTTTTGTAAATAGCATCATAACTTTCTTTTATATATCCAGGGACAATTGGAACATCTCCCAAATCTGCTATATTTAGAATATCCACAATATTTACTCCCATTATTATATTGTTAGGTTTAATCATAGTAGAGATCTTGCGAATACTACTTGGACCAAATCTGGAACCAGTGCGAAATGAAGATGCTGTATCAAAGGGTATTCCTAAAATTCCTACATCCAATCCATCTGCATTTTCTTTTTTTTGTAATCTCATAAAATTGCCCATATCACAAAATCTAGGTAATAGTGAAGAGTCTGGTAATTGATTTTTACTCATAATAAATTCCTC
This window of the Clostridium kluyveri DSM 555 genome carries:
- a CDS encoding aminotransferase class III-fold pyridoxal phosphate-dependent enzyme; its protein translation is MEILQNEELCLESNKIKEYDKKYNLHSWSAQKKLNPLVITKAEGIYFWDSTGKKYFDMSSQLVNLNIGHGNKKVINAIKEQADKMPFIGPGYAVDVRSKLAAKVIEKAPENMGKVFFTLGGADSNENAIKIAKMATGKFKIFSRYRSYHGASFGAANLTGEPRRYTCEPGIPGFVKFFDPYIYRESIRFESEEEACEYYLGKLKEQLIYEGTETVAAIFLETVTGSNGVIIPPKGYLQGIRKLCDEFGIVMVCDEVMAGWGRTGEWFACNNWDVEPDIITFAKGVTCGYVPMGGVIVSKKIGEYFDDNVLMCGLTYNAHPLGCAAGCATIEVYEEENLIENSKKMGVVLGEKLEQIKQKHASVGDVRYIGLFSAVELVKDKNTREALVPYGRDPEGIMGKIVGMLKEKGFSTYSHENCIMVAPPLIIKKEELEEAMDILDKVLDFVDEYIEK
- a CDS encoding iron-containing alcohol dehydrogenase; protein product: MNYSMFQCPRDIIYGEDAVDLTGAKSLKLGKRVLIVTGKHSSKKTGALDRVSDSLKKSGLEYVIFDKVESDPSVNTVRLGVETAKEKNIDVIVALGGGSALDAAKAISMVSTNGGDILDYEKKAPEIEGIPIVALPTTAGTGSEVTKYSIITDTERKIKMLIGNDFLIPKVAILDPNLTKMMPPSVTAATGMDAFTHAVEAYISKAAQPMCDVYAVKAIELITSNLIKAVLKEDDMEARSNMLLGQMYAGLAFSNASVALVHAMSRPLGAYYKVPHGLANALLLPEVMRFNRAACSEKFKFIAKTMGENIEGKSTREASYLAIESIKNLFSETGLPKSLKEVGVDKDNFDKMAKDAVENKSTTLNPRKPTLGQLIEIYETIY
- a CDS encoding PucR family transcriptional regulator, with the protein product MFVTCKNILNLPGLEKMKVVAGKGGLNKVIRWVHVTEVPDVSNWVKGGELLFITGVAIGNNTELLMQFVKDINMRKLAGLVINIGPYIEKTPKEILDFADNVDFPIFELPFEVRLIDITQNICRTIFTEKLEKESMSNFMREIIFEDVNITEEMLSRAALYGYNENKNYCALVVDIDNFRLYLKENELQDEDTISNIKNRIQETIEYVMYKNNKKCLYTMQSDAFFFMVPMEKENNNIDYIAETIKNQINKTIGFITVSIGIGGICNHLRGFNKVILEGRKALEMTKFYKKDDCIINYKDLGIFRLFFEINNHNEMRKLFNENLLKLKKYDEKNSSNLLQTLIVYLRENRNLGKTAEILYIHRNTIKYRVKRIEEILNCDLKDEEVIFNIKLCIRIGIFLNLIK
- the speB gene encoding agmatinase, which translates into the protein MSKNQLPDSSLLPRFCDMGNFMRLQKKENADGLDVGILGIPFDTASSFRTGSRFGPSSIRKISTMIKPNNIIMGVNIVDILNIADLGDVPIVPGYIKESYDAIYKSVSEVLDAGAVPLCLGGDHSITLGELRAVYKKHGKVSLIHFDSHLDLGKSVFGKYYTHGTPFRRALEEGLIDPSTSIQIGIRGSMYDLNDIKIAEDLGFEVITAHKLHKMTEEELGEKIKGRVGQGKAFLTFDIDFVDPAYAPGTGTPEVGGFTSHETLSYIQQLKDINFIGCDIVEVAPDYDCSEITAYLAASIGFEFMSILACKKQCL